The following are encoded together in the candidate division WOR-3 bacterium genome:
- a CDS encoding FG-GAP-like repeat-containing protein: protein MIFLFLSIGIKEPLNRETMDSLSIFSDREFIEKQIEVFALHPDHLRHFGPNRKSPLLRSRQKSVLQSYRKTRVGSVDTIRIAAIRVEFLPDTTSLTTGNGRFILIGSGNICDTTFDTTLIDGKVKIDTLITRNLTYDPPHDFTYFNRLLEALHNYYWKVSYNKLWLEWEVFPSQIDSGYQLPYEMSYYGDPKYFVLGFFKLLRDAVLCADNSVDFSDFDIVIVFHAGAPWQTDLRGDSPYDIYAGYGSEMHKVFGSYLIVDGDTIDEGIIMPETGFQDGVASYLQGSLCHEFGHALGLFDLYDVSGKSIGMGGWALMGTGNWNVGGLVPPRMCAYNRVKLGFDEPYLIDKNATSLPIKWTGSFDSSTPKIYKIPINAEEYFLIENRFAYVNPDTFHYVLPCTTNLDSNGYRVWKDNVLVNIDDYESSLPLPFNSGGLAIWHIDEEKIGIAESLNMVNVGSPKGIDLEEGDGIQDFEKSLSKIQNINAAFYGSQLDVYSLKGYNYEFSSKTDPSSCDNLGNWTGIIISNISSPDTIMFFDVFFNRIVSGFPKKFGDRMDVISPQDLNGSIYIGDMGGRIYRANPDDTLFKMCEIEDSIYKDSTYTTPLLSDITGDGEVEIFDMTIKGKIFLYDLYERKLLDSMRVRGEIYGNASAYDLLPGGGKEVLFGTSYGELHLLKWDGNKLLEAEGFPVYVGDWLVATPLVIGSSIYVLPASGVLLKISKEGKIIWRRGKECVSYSLSSPVAGDLDRDGIMEIICSTGAKKVFCVDTLGVIEWERNLPAKTYFSTPGLGDIDGDGFLEVVLADSANIFALNRNGALLNNFPIKIHFSTQPQSSIVLADVSGDSLLDIVFGSPDGGVFAFNGEGKKVAEFPFGVGKITYSTPLVCDMNGDGRSELFIGSSSGWLYGWETDGFYRKDGWNRIYFNNDHQSVFPDSFLPENFQKEKGIGIEEFYVYPSPIRRGEEAYIRFTLGSHSSNVIIRIYSLSGRLVTEKRIKGNSGQNEVRIDEELTKEANGIYVATINVDDKCFRKIKFGLLNRF from the coding sequence TTGATTTTTTTGTTTTTATCTATAGGAATTAAAGAGCCTCTAAATAGAGAAACAATGGATTCTCTTAGTATTTTTAGTGACCGGGAATTTATTGAAAAACAGATTGAGGTTTTTGCTCTTCATCCTGATCATCTTCGTCATTTTGGTCCAAATCGTAAATCTCCTTTGTTGAGATCTAGACAAAAAAGCGTTTTACAATCTTATAGAAAGACAAGAGTTGGAAGTGTCGATACAATTAGAATTGCTGCAATTAGAGTTGAATTCTTACCAGATACAACCTCTCTCACTACAGGTAACGGTAGATTTATTCTTATTGGAAGTGGGAATATTTGTGATACAACTTTTGACACAACATTAATTGACGGTAAGGTGAAAATTGACACTTTGATTACAAGAAACCTAACTTATGATCCTCCTCATGATTTTACTTATTTTAATAGATTATTAGAAGCCCTTCACAATTATTACTGGAAGGTTTCATATAATAAACTCTGGCTTGAGTGGGAAGTTTTCCCATCCCAGATAGATTCTGGATACCAATTACCTTATGAGATGAGCTATTATGGCGATCCAAAATACTTCGTTTTGGGTTTTTTTAAATTGCTTAGGGATGCTGTTCTTTGTGCGGATAATTCGGTTGATTTTTCCGATTTTGATATTGTAATTGTTTTCCATGCTGGAGCTCCTTGGCAGACAGATCTTCGTGGAGATTCTCCTTATGATATTTATGCAGGATATGGTTCTGAGATGCATAAAGTGTTTGGCTCCTATCTAATAGTTGATGGAGATACAATTGATGAAGGCATAATAATGCCTGAAACAGGATTTCAAGATGGTGTTGCTTCTTATTTACAGGGATCTCTATGCCATGAGTTCGGTCATGCTCTTGGTCTTTTTGATCTATACGATGTTTCAGGGAAAAGTATAGGGATGGGAGGATGGGCTTTAATGGGAACTGGGAACTGGAATGTTGGAGGGCTTGTTCCTCCCAGGATGTGTGCTTATAATAGAGTTAAACTTGGTTTTGATGAGCCTTATTTAATTGATAAAAATGCTACTTCTCTACCAATAAAATGGACTGGTAGTTTTGATTCTTCAACGCCAAAGATTTATAAGATTCCAATAAATGCCGAAGAATATTTTCTTATTGAGAATAGATTTGCTTATGTTAATCCAGACACTTTTCATTACGTTCTTCCTTGCACAACGAATCTTGACTCGAATGGCTATAGGGTTTGGAAAGATAATGTTTTAGTAAATATAGATGATTACGAATCTTCTCTTCCTTTACCTTTTAACTCTGGGGGTCTTGCAATTTGGCATATAGACGAAGAAAAGATTGGAATAGCTGAGAGTTTAAATATGGTAAACGTTGGTTCCCCAAAAGGGATTGACCTTGAGGAAGGAGATGGTATACAGGACTTTGAAAAGTCATTATCAAAAATTCAAAATATAAATGCAGCATTCTATGGCTCTCAATTGGACGTTTATAGTTTAAAAGGGTACAACTATGAATTTTCTTCTAAGACTGATCCTTCTTCTTGTGACAATTTGGGTAATTGGACTGGGATAATAATATCAAATATTTCTTCTCCAGATACAATAATGTTCTTTGATGTGTTTTTTAACAGAATTGTTTCAGGATTTCCGAAAAAGTTTGGGGATAGAATGGATGTTATATCACCCCAAGATCTTAATGGTTCGATTTATATTGGAGATATGGGGGGAAGAATTTATAGAGCAAATCCAGATGATACTTTATTTAAAATGTGCGAGATTGAAGATTCAATATATAAAGATTCTACCTACACTACTCCTCTTCTTTCTGATATTACTGGAGATGGTGAGGTAGAAATTTTTGATATGACTATAAAAGGTAAAATTTTCCTCTATGACCTCTATGAAAGAAAGCTGTTAGATTCAATGAGGGTGAGAGGGGAAATATATGGAAATGCATCTGCTTATGATCTTCTTCCTGGAGGGGGGAAAGAAGTTCTTTTTGGAACTTCTTATGGGGAATTACATCTCCTTAAATGGGATGGCAATAAACTCTTAGAAGCAGAAGGTTTCCCTGTTTATGTAGGAGATTGGTTGGTGGCGACTCCTCTTGTTATTGGAAGTTCTATATATGTTTTACCTGCTAGTGGTGTTCTTTTGAAGATTTCTAAGGAAGGGAAGATTATCTGGAGAAGGGGTAAAGAATGTGTTTCTTATAGTTTGTCTTCTCCTGTAGCCGGGGATTTAGACCGAGATGGAATAATGGAAATTATATGTTCCACTGGAGCAAAAAAAGTTTTCTGTGTAGATACATTAGGTGTGATTGAATGGGAAAGGAATTTACCTGCAAAAACTTATTTCTCAACCCCAGGATTAGGAGATATAGATGGAGATGGATTCCTTGAAGTTGTTTTAGCTGATAGTGCAAACATATTTGCCTTAAACAGAAACGGTGCTCTCCTAAATAATTTTCCAATAAAAATTCATTTTTCTACCCAACCTCAATCTTCAATTGTCCTTGCTGATGTAAGTGGAGATTCTTTGTTAGACATTGTCTTTGGCTCTCCGGATGGCGGGGTTTTTGCCTTTAATGGAGAAGGAAAGAAAGTTGCAGAATTTCCATTTGGGGTAGGAAAAATAACTTATTCTACCCCTTTAGTTTGTGATATGAATGGAGATGGTCGTTCGGAATTATTTATAGGCTCCTCCAGTGGATGGTTGTATGGTTGGGAGACAGACGGATTTTACAGAAAAGATGGATGGAATAGAATTTACTTTAATAATGATCATCAATCTGTTTTTCCTGATTCTTTTCTACCAGAAAATTTCCAAAAAGAAAAGGGTATAGGAATTGAAGAATTCTATGTTTATCCTTCTCCTATAAGAAGAGGAGAAGAAGCTTACATAAGGTTTACCTTAGGTTCTCATTCTTCTAATGTGATAATTAGAATATACTCTCTTTCTGGAAGGCTTGTAACAGAGAAAAGGATAAAAGGTAATTCTGGACAGAATGAAGTTCGAATAGATGAAGAACTCACCAAAGAAGCCAATGGGATTTATGTGGCTACTATTAATGTTGATGATAAGTGTTTCCGTAAGATAAAATTCGGTTTATTAAATAGATTTTAA
- the cysS gene encoding cysteine--tRNA ligase, which yields MRLYNTLSKKKEDFVPLVKDTVTIYYCGMTLQESPHIGHVRAVLTADILHRYLKYLGYNVKLIVNFTDIDDKVIRKAKEERKDYREIASYYETEYREVTRALNILEPSFSPRATQHIEEIIKLIENLEKKGFAYQKDGDVFFRVRKFKDYGKLSGKKIDELRSGVRIEVNEKKEDPLDFALWKKGEPSEPFWFSPWGKGRPGWHIECSSMAIHYLGETIDIHGGGTDLIFPHHENEIAQSESATGKPFARFWIHNGMLNIKGEKMSKSLFNFIPIKDLLREYDPNVIRLYLLQAHYRNPIDYAPELLQQAASAWEKIINFLKISEGRKGNLIPEIIKAFEERMNDDLGTPEAIALMFNLINEGLKEEEKIGSYRETLFLILQVLGFKPIEKETALKPLIDEILTLRKELRKEGNYKVADQIREVLLKIGIIVQDDKEGSRWWIR from the coding sequence ATGAGGTTATATAATACTTTGAGTAAGAAAAAAGAAGATTTTGTGCCTTTGGTTAAGGACACGGTGACCATTTATTACTGTGGAATGACCTTACAAGAATCTCCCCATATTGGGCATGTAAGAGCTGTTTTAACAGCGGACATTCTACATCGATATTTAAAATATTTGGGTTATAATGTAAAGTTAATAGTTAATTTTACGGATATTGATGATAAGGTTATTAGAAAGGCAAAAGAAGAAAGAAAGGATTATAGAGAAATAGCTTCATATTATGAGACAGAATACAGGGAGGTTACAAGAGCCCTTAATATCTTAGAGCCTTCTTTTTCTCCAAGAGCAACGCAGCACATTGAAGAAATAATAAAGTTAATAGAAAACTTAGAGAAAAAGGGATTTGCATATCAAAAGGATGGAGACGTTTTCTTTCGCGTTAGAAAATTTAAAGATTACGGAAAACTTTCGGGAAAGAAGATAGATGAATTACGTTCTGGAGTAAGGATTGAGGTTAACGAAAAGAAAGAAGATCCTCTTGATTTTGCTTTATGGAAGAAAGGAGAACCTTCGGAACCCTTTTGGTTTTCTCCTTGGGGTAAAGGAAGGCCAGGTTGGCATATTGAGTGTTCTAGTATGGCAATTCATTATCTTGGAGAGACCATTGATATTCATGGAGGAGGAACTGATTTAATTTTCCCTCATCACGAAAATGAAATTGCCCAAAGTGAGAGTGCGACAGGTAAACCATTTGCCAGATTCTGGATTCATAATGGAATGCTTAATATAAAGGGTGAAAAAATGTCTAAATCTCTATTTAATTTTATCCCTATAAAAGATCTCCTAAGAGAATATGACCCTAACGTAATTAGACTTTATTTATTACAGGCTCATTATAGAAATCCAATTGATTATGCTCCAGAGCTACTTCAACAAGCAGCTTCTGCGTGGGAAAAAATTATAAATTTTCTGAAAATCTCTGAAGGGAGAAAAGGTAACCTTATTCCTGAAATTATCAAAGCCTTTGAGGAGAGGATGAATGATGACCTTGGAACACCTGAAGCAATAGCTCTTATGTTTAATTTGATTAATGAGGGATTAAAAGAAGAAGAAAAAATAGGATCATATAGAGAAACGCTCTTTTTGATCCTTCAAGTTCTTGGTTTTAAACCTATCGAAAAAGAAACGGCGTTAAAACCCTTAATTGATGAAATTTTGACTCTTAGAAAAGAACTTAGAAAGGAAGGGAATTATAAGGTGGCTGATCAGATAAGAGAAGTTCTTCTTAAGATAGGTATTATAGTTCAAGATGACAAAGAAGGCAGCAGATGGTGGATAAGATAA
- the rsmB gene encoding 16S rRNA (cytosine(967)-C(5))-methyltransferase RsmB: MVDKIRGRELALIALINFEKKKKIPSKLGGFKIIEKGNKPNREIQKAYDYFFGTVKMIRRIDYILEKHLKNKRLEELPLPIRNILREGVYGLLFSGDPEYAVVNEMVNLAKKFGHNGTVALVNAVLRNIHPVEYPKERIEYLSIYYSFPEFLVRMLLKDYGDEITEKILKESNKPPITTIRVNRIKVTPEEVVQELKKKGFKVQEIENRKYNLISESKVIYSESFKKGHFQIQGVTQNINIELLSPQRGEIILDLCAAPGTKSTGIAELMEDEGIVLAVDKKNLHLISQNAKRLGIKSVYPVKADVLNFSVKEVDRILLDVPCSGTGIMNKKGDIRWNLTEESLERLIKLQREMLWKASENLKPGGILVYSTCSVLKRENEEQIEWFLREKSGFTIDYAKNNDIFIKNLPEEPFYDGGFGAIIRRR; encoded by the coding sequence ATGGTGGATAAGATAAGGGGAAGGGAATTAGCCTTAATAGCTCTAATTAATTTCGAAAAAAAGAAGAAAATCCCGAGTAAATTGGGTGGATTTAAAATTATTGAAAAAGGGAATAAGCCAAATAGGGAGATCCAGAAGGCTTATGATTATTTCTTTGGAACAGTTAAAATGATTAGAAGAATTGATTACATTTTAGAAAAACATTTAAAAAATAAAAGACTAGAAGAATTACCCCTTCCAATAAGAAATATTTTAAGAGAAGGGGTCTATGGTCTTTTGTTTAGTGGAGATCCAGAGTATGCAGTTGTAAATGAAATGGTGAATCTTGCAAAGAAGTTTGGTCATAATGGAACAGTAGCTCTTGTTAACGCTGTTTTGAGAAATATACATCCTGTAGAGTATCCAAAGGAAAGAATTGAATATCTTTCTATTTATTATTCCTTTCCTGAATTTTTGGTTCGGATGTTACTAAAGGATTATGGGGATGAAATCACGGAGAAAATTTTAAAAGAGAGTAATAAACCTCCCATCACTACTATTAGAGTAAATAGAATAAAAGTAACTCCAGAGGAGGTCGTGCAGGAATTGAAAAAAAAGGGATTTAAGGTCCAAGAAATTGAAAATAGAAAATATAATCTTATTTCTGAAAGTAAGGTTATTTATAGTGAGAGTTTTAAAAAGGGACATTTTCAAATTCAAGGGGTCACTCAAAATATTAACATAGAGCTCCTTTCTCCTCAAAGGGGTGAGATTATCCTTGATTTGTGCGCTGCTCCCGGGACAAAGAGCACAGGTATAGCAGAACTTATGGAGGATGAAGGAATCGTGTTGGCTGTAGATAAGAAAAATTTACATCTTATTAGCCAGAATGCAAAAAGATTGGGGATAAAAAGTGTTTATCCGGTTAAGGCTGATGTATTAAATTTTAGTGTTAAAGAAGTGGATAGAATTCTTTTAGATGTTCCTTGCTCTGGAACTGGGATAATGAATAAAAAGGGAGATATTAGATGGAACTTAACCGAAGAATCTCTTGAAAGACTTATAAAATTGCAAAGAGAAATGTTATGGAAGGCTTCAGAAAATCTTAAACCAGGAGGTATTTTAGTATATTCCACCTGTTCTGTTCTTAAAAGAGAGAACGAAGAACAAATAGAGTGGTTTTTAAGAGAGAAAAGTGGTTTCACTATTGACTATGCGAAAAATAATGATATTTTTATTAAGAATCTACCAGAAGAACCTTTTTACGATGGTGGATTTGGAGCAATTATTAGAAGGAGGTAG
- a CDS encoding PASTA domain-containing protein, producing MYYQQSSGKVFWIAFITSLIVSSLVSFTMIYLLPQALSKRESTIEVPDVENLELSAAEILLKEKGLKMIVEDERFHPTVKKDRIIYQRPASGESVKRGSTIRLVVSKGQEETKEGELIVPSVIGFELNQARVFLSEKGLTVGVVEREESEEAKDIVLRTVPEPGQKITKDIPIKLVVSSGTKKVEVPNLRGLSEYRARLLLEERGLSLGRVLFTTSAEHSFDIIIYQNPKPGEIVSKGTKVDITINKEGG from the coding sequence ATGTACTACCAACAGAGTTCTGGTAAAGTTTTCTGGATAGCTTTTATTACTTCTTTAATAGTTTCTTCTTTGGTTAGTTTTACTATGATATATCTTCTTCCGCAGGCTTTATCTAAAAGAGAAAGCACTATAGAAGTTCCTGATGTAGAAAACTTAGAGTTATCTGCCGCCGAAATTCTTCTCAAAGAAAAAGGCTTAAAGATGATCGTAGAAGATGAAAGATTCCATCCGACAGTAAAGAAAGATAGAATAATTTATCAAAGGCCAGCTTCAGGGGAAAGTGTAAAAAGGGGGTCTACTATAAGACTCGTTGTGAGTAAAGGACAAGAAGAAACAAAAGAGGGAGAACTTATAGTTCCTTCTGTTATTGGTTTTGAGCTTAATCAAGCGAGAGTTTTTCTTTCGGAAAAAGGGTTAACTGTTGGAGTAGTTGAGAGAGAAGAATCTGAGGAAGCAAAAGATATTGTTTTAAGAACAGTGCCTGAGCCAGGACAGAAGATTACAAAGGACATTCCTATAAAATTGGTGGTTTCCTCAGGGACGAAAAAGGTAGAAGTGCCAAATTTAAGGGGTCTTAGTGAATACAGAGCTCGGTTACTTCTTGAAGAAAGAGGTTTAAGTTTAGGGAGAGTCCTTTTTACAACGAGTGCAGAACATTCTTTTGACATTATTATTTATCAGAATCCGAAGCCGGGCGAGATAGTTTCAAAAGGAACCAAGGTTGATATCACCATAAATAAGGAAGGTGGTTAA
- a CDS encoding PASTA domain-containing protein: MKKKLIYILISIGSFFFGFGSFYFLMPLIVRQSKPVEVPYLYNMSIERAKNLLSTMNLRCVILDSVNSTEVPRGYVVRTEPPPKEDVRMGGVIKLIISKGPKKVRLPNIIGLSRKEAIDSLNNNGLTNYIFVNYPISNRDLNNKVVKTKPAIQDSIEEGGMLTIFIGSTKKKVFLMPNIIGMNLQEAQEELSRRGLILEEIKRTTGSDIVIQQSPLPGVEVTSGDRVRIVVGK, translated from the coding sequence ATGAAGAAAAAGCTTATATACATTCTCATCTCTATAGGTTCCTTCTTTTTTGGTTTTGGTTCTTTTTATTTCTTGATGCCTCTTATAGTTCGTCAAAGTAAACCTGTTGAGGTTCCATACCTGTATAATATGAGTATAGAGAGAGCAAAAAATTTGCTATCAACAATGAATCTTCGGTGTGTAATTTTAGATAGTGTTAATTCTACGGAAGTCCCAAGAGGTTATGTGGTTAGAACCGAGCCGCCTCCAAAAGAAGATGTAAGAATGGGAGGGGTGATAAAGCTTATTATTAGTAAAGGACCAAAAAAGGTCCGTTTACCTAACATTATAGGTCTTTCTCGGAAAGAGGCTATTGATTCTTTAAATAATAATGGGCTAACAAATTATATCTTCGTGAATTATCCTATATCTAATAGAGATTTAAATAATAAAGTTGTGAAAACAAAACCTGCGATTCAGGATAGTATTGAGGAGGGAGGAATGCTCACAATATTTATAGGTTCAACTAAAAAGAAAGTCTTTCTAATGCCTAATATAATTGGAATGAATTTACAAGAGGCTCAAGAAGAGTTGAGTAGACGGGGTCTTATCTTAGAAGAGATTAAGAGAACCACAGGAAGTGATATTGTTATTCAGCAATCTCCATTACCAGGAGTAGAAGTTACTTCTGGAGATAGAGTTAGAATTGTTGTGGGAAAATAA
- a CDS encoding biotin transporter BioY, translating to MLTRLRELEIKMLEKKSFLEFTKRISFSLGFASLVGLSTHLKIFLPWSPVPITAQTFFVLLGGILLGKFWGGIAELIYVGLGSIGLQWFAGGNILGPTGGYLIGFVLAGFFLGYVVEVYKPKGLLNIFFLMLLANFFLIYIPGILYLGFYLSTIKGSFPGIYQLLLMGLFPFIPGDLIKISFASIIASVFIKRKNFSNKT from the coding sequence GTGTTAACTAGACTAAGAGAGTTAGAAATAAAAATGTTAGAAAAGAAATCTTTTTTAGAATTTACGAAAAGGATTTCTTTTTCTTTAGGATTTGCTTCTTTAGTAGGGCTTTCAACCCATCTTAAGATATTTCTTCCTTGGTCGCCTGTTCCCATTACGGCTCAAACTTTTTTTGTTCTATTGGGAGGAATTTTACTTGGTAAGTTTTGGGGAGGAATTGCTGAATTAATTTATGTGGGATTGGGTAGTATAGGTCTTCAATGGTTTGCAGGAGGAAACATATTAGGGCCAACCGGGGGTTATTTAATAGGGTTTGTTTTGGCAGGATTCTTTCTTGGATACGTAGTAGAGGTTTATAAACCGAAAGGTTTATTAAATATATTTTTTCTAATGTTATTAGCCAATTTCTTTTTAATATATATCCCCGGGATCTTGTATCTTGGATTTTATCTATCTACGATTAAAGGAAGTTTCCCCGGAATTTATCAGCTACTCTTAATGGGGTTATTTCCATTTATTCCTGGAGATTTAATAAAAATCTCCTTTGCTTCCATTATTGCTTCAGTTTTTATTAAAAGAAAAAATTTCTCTAACAAAACTTAA
- a CDS encoding HD domain-containing phosphohydrolase: MQSFVDFHKKVVTWEKGFSDRENTTDELHERFEYLKKAITNSLSAIEQYVEKVSNHISRHQTRVTEISEKLAEYMDLSFKQKLTLRAASKLHDIGKICIPEEILNKPGSLTQLEYDIARFHPYIGYKVISKVKVMEETSIIVLQHHERVDGTGYPDGLKGHEIDIGAKILAVADVLEAMTSPQPYRFPHSIEKTLKEIIEGKDKLYDSEVVEACVKLIEGNKIKL, translated from the coding sequence ATGCAATCATTTGTGGATTTCCACAAAAAGGTAGTTACATGGGAAAAGGGATTTTCCGATCGTGAAAATACAACAGACGAATTACACGAGCGATTTGAGTATCTAAAAAAAGCAATAACTAATTCTCTTTCCGCGATAGAACAATACGTCGAAAAGGTTAGTAATCACATAAGTCGTCACCAAACTAGAGTCACAGAAATAAGTGAAAAATTAGCAGAATATATGGATTTAAGTTTTAAACAAAAATTAACTTTAAGAGCTGCGAGTAAACTCCACGATATTGGGAAAATATGTATTCCCGAGGAAATTCTAAATAAACCCGGAAGTTTAACTCAGTTAGAATATGATATAGCCAGATTCCATCCATATATTGGATATAAAGTAATCTCAAAGGTTAAAGTTATGGAAGAGACCTCAATAATAGTACTTCAACATCATGAAAGGGTGGATGGAACGGGTTATCCTGACGGTCTAAAAGGACATGAAATTGATATTGGAGCGAAAATTCTTGCGGTAGCAGATGTATTAGAAGCGATGACCTCTCCCCAACCTTATAGATTTCCTCATTCCATAGAAAAAACTTTAAAAGAAATTATAGAAGGGAAAGATAAATTATACGACTCTGAAGTAGTTGAAGCTTGTGTAAAACTTATAGAAGGTAATAAAATAAAACTATAA
- a CDS encoding IS630 transposase-related protein: protein MQPLDKVKIRFDLVKYAKKESITEAAQIFTTGRPTVYKWLKI, encoded by the coding sequence ATGCAACCCCTTGATAAGGTAAAAATTCGATTTGATCTCGTAAAATATGCTAAAAAAGAGTCTATAACCGAGGCGGCTCAGATTTTTACTACAGGAAGACCTACCGTTTACAAATGGCTTAAAATTTGA